GGAGAAGTCGGGGTCGAAGTGGGGTGTGCCTTCTTCGTTGCTGACGCCGCGGATGAAGGCGGGGACGCGGCGTTGGCGGGTGTTCCAGGCGACGCCGAGATGGGTTTCCCAGCGGGATGGGATGAAGAAGGGGGGGGATGGGGTGAGTTTGATGTCTTGGGGTTGTTCGAATTGGAAGTTGCCAGGGGTGCCGATATTTTTGGCGATTTGGAGGCGGCCGTTGGGCATGGAGAGGAGCATTTCGGGGAGGCCGTCGCCGTTGAGGTCACGGAAGGAGGGGCGGGAGTAACTGTAGAAGCGGTTCATGTTTCCTGCGGTGAGGGGGATGGGGTCTTTGAATTTGTAGGGGCCTTGAGGGGATGGGGATTCGTTGAGGTAGATGAGGATGGTGCCGTCGCGTTCGCCCATGACGATGTCGAGTTTGCCGTCGGCATTCCAATCGAGGATGAAGGGGACGAGGTGCATGCGGCCGACGCCTTGGATGAGGGTGATGCGGTCTTCGAGGTTTTCGAAGCGTGGGGAGGTGGAGGTGCCGCGGTTGCGGAGGAAGTAGATGTTGTTGGCGGAGTAGGTGCCTTCGCCGAGGATGAGGTCTTTTTGGCCGTCGGCGTCCCAGTCGATGAGGAATGGGGCGAAGTAGTTGCCCCAGGGGCCGTCTTTGGAGGTGAGGATTTCGATGTCGCGGGGGTTATTGGGCTGGTCGAATTTGGGTGCGGTGCGTGTGCCGCTGTTGGTGAGGTAGTAGATTTTTCCGAGGTAGTCGCCGCAGACGATGTCGGTGCGGCCGTCGTCGTCTATGTCGACGAGGTGGATTTTGTTTACGACTGCGGGGATGCGGTCGAGGCCTGGGGGGGTGTCTTGGAGCCAGACGGGGATGATTTCTGGGGTGTCGAAGCGTGGTTCGGTTTTTGTGCCGATGTTGGCATAGTAGTAGAGGAATCCTTCTGAGGATGCGGCGACGAGGTCGGGGAGGGTGTCGCCGTTGAGGTCGGCGGCGTCGAGGGTGGGGGAGATTTGGGTGTCGCGGTTGATTTTTCCGGAGGCATCTACGGTGAGGGCGTCGGCGCGAGGTTCGACGCGGGCGTTGCCTTGTTGGTCTACGGCGATGTAGGGGTGGTGGGAGCTGTTGAAACGTTCCATGTCGCCGGAGGCGATGAGGTTATTTTGGGCTTTGAGTAGATGGGGGGGTATCGGCGTGAGGAGTAGGATGATGGTGAATATTCGGAGCAATCGATGGCGATGTGGGATGGGGGGGGAGCTGGGCATTTGGGTGGGGATTAGGGATTGAAGGTGTGTGTTTCTTTTACTTTCACTTGCGAGAGGTGTGTATGGGCAGTGGAAACTATGGAGGTAGAGAGTGTAGCGGGGGCGGATGGTGTCGCGGCGGGGTTGTGGCCAAGGAGGAGACGTTCTTGGAAGCGGGTGAGGAGGTGGACGATGATGTTGAGGCCGAGTTGGAAGGCGGCTTCGGCGGATTCGGGGGTCCAGTTGCGGAAGAAGATTTCGCGCATTTGCCAGAGGTTCCATGGGGTGACGAAGCGTTTGTTGGGGCCGTAGTTGACGTCGACGATGCGGCGGCGGGTGACGGGGTCGGTGATGAGGGCGGCGCGCATGAGGTCGGTGTAGTTATTCATGGAGTAGAGGACGGCGATTTCGTCGTCGATTTTGATGGCTTCGAGGGGGTAGCGTGCGAATTGCATGCCAGGGGGGACGCCGTTGGGCATGGGGTAGAAGCTTTTGGTGAAGAGGGGATGGGAGTTGGGGATTTGGACGAATGGTTTGTCGGCATCGGGGACGATGCGTTTCATTTCTCGGCGGAAGGCGACGTCGAATGGTGAGCCTGGGCCGACGAGGCGGGAGTCTCCCCAGATGGCGCCGCCGTTGATGAGGTATTTGCGGAGGTTTTCGATTTCGGCATCGGTGAGTGTGAAATTGCGGCTGCCGGTGAAGTATATGAAGGGTGGCTTTTTCTCAAAGATTTCTTGGGAGGAGAGGTTGAGGGGGGTGGCGATGACTTCGGCGACGATGTTGCCGCGGGAGAGTTGGTTGACCATGTTCATGAGGTTGGGGATGGGGCCAGCGAAGATTTTGCCGTCGCGAATTTCGCGGATGTCGTCGTCCTGTGGATACCAGCCGGCGCCGCCGTCTTCGTATTTGGCGACGTAGCATACGAAGCGTGCGCGGACGGCAGTGCCGACGCCTGTTAAGCCTCCGCCCCCTACTCCCCACGCTTCCATGTTGCTGCGGATGGCGGAGGCGCGTGCGTCGAATGAACGGGAGATGGAGGTAGTAGGCGTGGTGGTGGTGACGTTGGTCGTGACGGGTGTTGGTGTGGGGATGGAGACTGCGATGGTCGGTGCGTCTGGTGTGGGGATGGAGAGTGCGATGACGTCGGTGGGGGCGGTAGAGGGGGTAGGGATAGAGACGGAGACCTCTTCAAGGGGTTGGGATTGTTCAATGGATGTAGTAGCTGGGGGGGGGGGAGGCCCTCCTTCACCGCCGGCAATGTAGGTGGCTGTTTCAAATTCTGCTTTTTGTATGACGGCTTCGAAGATGACTTTTCCGCCGAAGATGATGAAGATGAGTGCGTGGATGAGGAGGGCGTAGAGGAAGTAGCGAGACTTGAGTAGTCTTTGGATGAGTGACTCTTTTTCTTCGTAGGGGTTGGTGGCCATGGTCGATTGAGTCAGTAAGGTGAGGAGCCAAAGGCGAGGTTGCGGACGCCGGCAGCGGCGCAAGCGTTGAGGACGTCCATGACGCGTTCGTGTCGCGTTTGACGGGTGGGGGTGATGATGACGGGTTGTTTATCGTTGAATCGGGCGATGACGTCTTTGAGGCGAGCTTTGAGTTGGGGTAATTCTTTGCTGCGTGGAGAGTCTATGGGGGCTTTGTTAAAAAAAACGGCTCCTGAGGCGTCGATGTCGATATTTACAGGGGTCTGGGGTGTGCCGGGCTGGGAAACCCCTGCTGCTGGGATGCGGATGCCGAGCTCGGCTTCTCTGGCTCTGGAGCCTGCATTTACCATAAAGAAGAGAAGTAGGACGAAGAGGAGATCGAGTAGAGGTGCTATCTGTAAGCCGTATTCGCCTTCGTCTCCGCCTGCACTTCCAGACATAGCTAGAGTCCTCCGTGGGTATTTATGGCGACGGCAGTGCCGCCGGGGTTTTCTTCTTTGGTGATGACGGAAAAGGTGACGTTGGCTATGCCGTTTTGGGCGCAGATGCGCATGATTTCTGCGATGTAGCCGTATTCGACGGAGCGGTCAGCACGAATAAGGACACGTATGAGGGGGTTGGCTTTGATGCGGTTCTGTAGGACGGGGGCGATTTGTCCGGGGTTGGGGTAGGGGATTTCGTCTATTTTTATTGTGCCGGTGCGGGCGGTGGGTTGCCATGCGACGTTGAGGACAATTTGTGAGGCTTTTTCTTTGGCATCAGTGGCGTCTGGGGCTACTGGCAGGCGAATTTCTTTATCGACGCGGAGGACCTCGGTGGTGGTGATGCTCATGAAAAAGACGAGTAGCACAAAGAGAAGGTCTGCCATGGGAGCGACTTGGAATTCTGGCTCGAAGCCATCGCTGAAGACGGCTTCCATTTTTTTTCTGCGTCGTTTGATGACAGCTCTGGACATAGAGAGTGGGGTTTGTGTGGAACAAACCGTATTTGTGCTCAGGCTGTGGGAGCTGCTTGAGAGTAGACTTGATCCGGTTGGGTTGAGGCCTGAGCTCGCTCTCCGATGGTGAGACCGTAGATTTGGTCGTAGGGGATGTCTTCAAATAGCCGGAAGATCATGGAATTCGCTATGAGTATGGCCGTCTGAGACATGGCTTTAAATACATAATAAAAAACGAATCCTGGTATGGCAACTATGAGGCCGGCTGCTGTAGCCAAGAGCACGCGTCCTATTGCGCCTGAGAGTGCAGCCGGATCGGCTATGCCTGAAGCAGAGAGGGTTTTGAAGGCTTCGATCATTCCAATGACGGTCCCTGTGAGACCGATCATAGGTGCAACTACGCCTATGACGGATAGGTAGTTGATGTTAGTTTTGAGAATGACAGCTTGTTGGGTGGAGGTTTCTTCGAGGGTAAATTCCGTTGCTTCTTTTCCGCGGCCAATGCGTTCAAGTCCGGCGGCTACAAGCTTTCCAAGATACGTTTTACTGGCGTGGGCGAGTTGCCAAGCATTTTGGTAGTTGCCGTATGCCATCTCGGCTTTGATTTGGTTGTAGAGCTGCTCTGGAACGAGCGATGGCACTCGGAATTTCATAAAACTTTCGATTATCAAACCTAGAACGACAATGGAGAGGACAACACAGACCCATACGGCGACACCTGCATCTTTCATAATGTCCCAGAAAGTCTCTTGTGGTTTGATTACCTTAGCTCCTTCTGCTGCTGGAGCTGGAGCAGCTTGGGCATGGATCGGCGCTGGGGTGAATGTTGTTGTGATAAGGTAAAAGGAGACAACTAGTGCGGTGATGAAGTTTTTCATAGATATTACAGTTAAGTTACAATTACGAAGTTTGCGAAGTTGGCAATCTAATTTTTACTATTGAAGAGCTAGAAAGTCCGGAGGGCGAGATCCTAAGAAAGTTAGTCTGGGTGGTCAGATCTTGATTTTTGATTGGGCGAGGATTTCACTCTGCCATTGAGTCAAGCTGCGAATACCCTTTTTCGCAAGCTCTAGCATAGTGTGAAACTGGGCTTCAGAAAATGTGGATTCTTCGCCTGAGGCCTGGACTTCGATAAGTTGGTGATGAGAGTCCATAACGACATTCATGTCGACAGAGGCTTGGCTGTCCTCGATGTAATCGAGATCGAGCAGGATTTGCCCATGCACGACTCCGACACTAACGGCTGCGACCAAGGCGCGCAGGGGAGATGTAGAGAGGATTTTATCGTGGATGAGTTTATCAATAGCCAGACTCAAAGCAATTGCACCGCCGGTAATTGCAGCCGTCCGTGTGCCTCCATCGGCATTGAGCACATCACAGTCAACTGTAAGGGTGATAGGCTCCATGTTTTCAAGGTCCAGACAAGCCCGCAGAGCACGACCGATAAGCCGCTGGATTTCAACACTACGGCCATCAAGTTTGCCTTTGGTAATGTCTCGAGGTTTGCGTGTCGCCGTCGAATATGGAAGCATGGAATATTCGGCCGTAAGCCAGCCTCCTTTTAATCCTTGTTCTTTCATCCAGCGCGGAACTTGATTTTCATAGGTCACAGCGCAGATCACCTCGGTGTCTCCGTAGCTGATTAAAACCGACCCCGCCGCAGCACGAATGATCCCGGTTCTACACTGCAAAACTCTAAAAGCGTCTGCGGACCGTCCATTTTTGCGGCAGAAGGGACCACTGATGGGAGAAGGTGCAAGCGGAGCCTGAGTTGACATATAGCGATCTCAACTTTCTAAGGCATCTTTAAAATTTCGACAATCGGACGCAAAATCTGGATAGCTTTGGCGGCATCTTGTTGCCCGTAGGGTGCTTTATCAGCCTTCTCAAATGCTTTGAGAGCTTCTTCAAGGTTACCTGTGCGCCAGTAATGATTGCCAAGGGCATTGTGAAAGAAACCATTATGCGGCTGGTTGCGGATGGCTTGCTGATACAGCTCTAGAGCTTCAGGATATTTCTTGATAAGATCGAACATCATCGCTTTTCTGACCAGAAGTGTATCATCTAGCGGATTCAGACGTATCGCATGGCTGTAAGCCTCAAGCGCAATCTTGCTGAGATCTTCACGATATTGTGGATTCTCACTGAGTGCACACTGCGTCCGCATCAAATCACCGTAGAAGCCTGCAGCATGATGATTACGAGGATCTGCCTGGATGCTCTTTCGCGTAAGTTCGATAGCTCGCTGCACTTGTGAAGGCTCCGGTTTCCCTTGCATCAGCCTCCGCGCGGACTCTAGCGGAAAATACGTCCGCACTGTTATCTGCCACAAATACGCAAAAATTATAAGCAAGCCCAGCAAAACCCACAGCCATACCCGACTCACTACCATAGATGTGCTCTGCTCATCATACCCTTCATCACTTTTTCTAATGCCAAGCCCTATCAACGCACAAACTATCGCCGCGTTCCCTTGAATGTGCATGTTGAAATCAAAAAACGAATGCAACAATATCCCAGCCCAGCCCGCGCTCACCGCAAATCGCATTACCTTCAACCGCCAAGGATCTGTCCACTCCAATCGTTTCCAAAGCTTGCCCGTCGCACTCACTATAAA
The Candidatus Methylacidiphilales bacterium DNA segment above includes these coding regions:
- the rph gene encoding ribonuclease PH, with protein sequence MSTQAPLAPSPISGPFCRKNGRSADAFRVLQCRTGIIRAAAGSVLISYGDTEVICAVTYENQVPRWMKEQGLKGGWLTAEYSMLPYSTATRKPRDITKGKLDGRSVEIQRLIGRALRACLDLENMEPITLTVDCDVLNADGGTRTAAITGGAIALSLAIDKLIHDKILSTSPLRALVAAVSVGVVHGQILLDLDYIEDSQASVDMNVVMDSHHQLIEVQASGEESTFSEAQFHTMLELAKKGIRSLTQWQSEILAQSKIKI
- a CDS encoding biopolymer transporter ExbD gives rise to the protein MSGSAGGDEGEYGLQIAPLLDLLFVLLLFFMVNAGSRAREAELGIRIPAAGVSQPGTPQTPVNIDIDASGAVFFNKAPIDSPRSKELPQLKARLKDVIARFNDKQPVIITPTRQTRHERVMDVLNACAAAGVRNLAFGSSPY
- a CDS encoding VCBS repeat-containing protein, which encodes MERFNSSHHPYIAVDQQGNARVEPRADALTVDASGKINRDTQISPTLDAADLNGDTLPDLVAASSEGFLYYYANIGTKTEPRFDTPEIIPVWLQDTPPGLDRIPAVVNKIHLVDIDDDGRTDIVCGDYLGKIYYLTNSGTRTAPKFDQPNNPRDIEILTSKDGPWGNYFAPFLIDWDADGQKDLILGEGTYSANNIYFLRNRGTSTSPRFENLEDRITLIQGVGRMHLVPFILDWNADGKLDIVMGERDGTILIYLNESPSPQGPYKFKDPIPLTAGNMNRFYSYSRPSFRDLNGDGLPEMLLSMPNGRLQIAKNIGTPGNFQFEQPQDIKLTPSPPFFIPSRWETHLGVAWNTRQRRVPAFIRGVSNEEGTPHFDPDFSPPPESKGRRALKLEWLDLRNQKTFPGRFIMDKSDFMRIKYLEKFTLKPRTNYELTFAYRGDGIEWARMLVLGREVTVEKGRGGEDEYREEEFKFSEDFPVSSSWSTFKKRINFTKKTGDPSAPVNNFELFIEVNGNGYFYLDDVTLTERQ
- a CDS encoding biopolymer transporter ExbD translates to MSRAVIKRRRKKMEAVFSDGFEPEFQVAPMADLLFVLLVFFMSITTTEVLRVDKEIRLPVAPDATDAKEKASQIVLNVAWQPTARTGTIKIDEIPYPNPGQIAPVLQNRIKANPLIRVLIRADRSVEYGYIAEIMRICAQNGIANVTFSVITKEENPGGTAVAINTHGGL
- a CDS encoding DUF4159 domain-containing protein; the protein is MATNPYEEKESLIQRLLKSRYFLYALLIHALIFIIFGGKVIFEAVIQKAEFETATYIAGGEGGPPPPPATTSIEQSQPLEEVSVSIPTPSTAPTDVIALSIPTPDAPTIAVSIPTPTPVTTNVTTTTPTTSISRSFDARASAIRSNMEAWGVGGGGLTGVGTAVRARFVCYVAKYEDGGAGWYPQDDDIREIRDGKIFAGPIPNLMNMVNQLSRGNIVAEVIATPLNLSSQEIFEKKPPFIYFTGSRNFTLTDAEIENLRKYLINGGAIWGDSRLVGPGSPFDVAFRREMKRIVPDADKPFVQIPNSHPLFTKSFYPMPNGVPPGMQFARYPLEAIKIDDEIAVLYSMNNYTDLMRAALITDPVTRRRIVDVNYGPNKRFVTPWNLWQMREIFFRNWTPESAEAAFQLGLNIIVHLLTRFQERLLLGHNPAATPSAPATLSTSIVSTAHTHLSQVKVKETHTFNP
- a CDS encoding MotA/TolQ/ExbB proton channel family protein — its product is MKNFITALVVSFYLITTTFTPAPIHAQAAPAPAAEGAKVIKPQETFWDIMKDAGVAVWVCVVLSIVVLGLIIESFMKFRVPSLVPEQLYNQIKAEMAYGNYQNAWQLAHASKTYLGKLVAAGLERIGRGKEATEFTLEETSTQQAVILKTNINYLSVIGVVAPMIGLTGTVIGMIEAFKTLSASGIADPAALSGAIGRVLLATAAGLIVAIPGFVFYYVFKAMSQTAILIANSMIFRLFEDIPYDQIYGLTIGERAQASTQPDQVYSQAAPTA